The Pseudomonas orientalis genome contains a region encoding:
- a CDS encoding dermonecrotic toxin domain-containing protein — MSTIAPSTHEDKGQHYEVIRKALPDWITTLSASRVSALKSSRKTIAPWYKSASPHQHQLLKTAIAEHWQTQTLVDQKLAPVTDLKGFAEPLLKAALKQQYNLDIDVRSTYLRLYAPVKRAWWVGDFGAGVQSRTVSLLDAALHNFADSEAFTADSQFITQPDALGHFDVVPLKARLSIQQFKTLVRDLDIGARYQQHLENYLGRTAPVVEGVLRARVVLNQQAALTVAARMALIKGDILALDHALITGLVRGQKNLMLDGQAAHCHDLSLMDATLTGVVLIAADLEANRQASPVIVYIPDDPQHPLKRYASTVAFMQALTGQLRQPDYQQFFSRFVEHQYQGHFFNQLGARLSQVKWYRHTPGDPRPSWRKTPIDTPNLQFSVTRVHTPLWEHLYQQSLNKILNDARELAISTAYADRMARWVWWDNLEKILSDILNAALLVVTPFVPFLGELMLAYTAYQLADEVFEGLLDWAEGQGLEAIEHVAGVTESVVQLIAFGAAGQLAHLKLSTFVEGLKPVTLADGKTRLWHADLRPYEQKTVTLAPGSKPDAHGFHSHAGKKILRLENKHYEVSQAADTDPHRIIHPQRAEAYRPEVRLNGHGAVVLEGEDPRAWSDSQLFQRLSPTTATWPEAHLQQLRAISGIEPDTLRHTYTENQPPPPLLADTLGRLELRQHIETLSDPAADNGEAAYWAADMVTRMDGWPSGKALAVFEASDLSGESIQHGAMQATPDATLTLSREDLLAGRLAQRVVDFLNETELAGLLGEPLPADNNTRVHTLREHLSRYVTSRKDDIFEHLYSFKRQSNSTHGLLLQRQFPELPDSLAGAIVAQARPAEVQLMSKEQRVPLRLKHQARELQFETRTTHAYEGFYPDNAPTPDTERLLLNALRIHSDAFGDLRLSIREQQPSGQLRCRVGPDDATTDTLLIRTAPGRYVLHGASADTALDLYEAVLQAIPRNTLGFAPGDSEALRQWLTRTLQPPAERRTVLAEPPTLDVASPAIQHLLQKPRFSALRHRLGLAGVEERLKALYPTLTEDDVTAYAQSLRSTEGQHLLIELETQKKTLCKSLKDWQERPAAGTQRRRPALPEQLFRKRVSALIQQSWEQSAKGHETDFGERRVGGELDLRGETIYGFLQSFPPLDTRLEHITNLNLAGTDFTDADSPFLNNFPNLRLLDITGKRLNTLPQAVTGMRRLTHLGLAENPIRWRARDLEHLRQLNHLKVLILSHNEHLVTPPDISRMPELRILALNNTLIRDWPIGLFELPRSPDLNLNLLNTRITQVPIVEPGSAHAELVTRARLDTNKLASDAEDRLVRYRRAAGLDPYRTYPPRGELDSQFWLEHLPPEQRQGWQEIWDDLEREHGSQGFFEVIKSQQLPAPDIVHDPDDLMRYNLNLSQLRTNVLRLLRAADSDEPTRTALFNLSATPTNCADAGAQLFNAMGIEAMKLEAWRKPTVEARTHALVRLAKQKARLDKVNRIAQRDIQSRLNTPTRNEDGSEGPPLRLTTDVTNGVAGTVDEVEVYSAYQTSLKSRLDLPWLADHMLYRDASNVEARKLVDAYDKVIEEEQGDGLVNQMLEQYFWSDYLLNMHPDEYRTIKCQHELVSETIDDLRLAQNAWAANEQLSAQRRNSATTAQLRQRLLDLADTLNVPHEHVLTGEPMTEELYLSLFLKSFYDEQELGRRLTRKAMVAAGV, encoded by the coding sequence ATGAGCACCATTGCCCCCTCGACACACGAAGATAAAGGCCAGCACTACGAAGTCATTCGCAAAGCCTTGCCCGACTGGATCACTACGCTGTCGGCATCACGTGTCAGCGCCTTGAAGTCCAGCCGCAAAACCATTGCGCCCTGGTATAAAAGTGCCTCGCCCCACCAGCATCAATTATTGAAAACTGCGATTGCCGAACATTGGCAAACCCAAACCCTTGTCGACCAGAAACTCGCCCCGGTCACCGACCTCAAAGGCTTTGCCGAGCCGTTGTTGAAAGCTGCGCTGAAACAGCAATACAACCTCGATATTGATGTCCGCAGCACCTACCTGCGGCTCTATGCCCCGGTCAAGCGGGCATGGTGGGTCGGGGATTTTGGCGCTGGTGTGCAAAGCCGCACGGTGTCGCTGCTGGACGCGGCACTGCACAACTTTGCCGACAGCGAGGCGTTTACCGCCGATTCGCAATTCATCACCCAGCCCGACGCCTTGGGCCATTTCGACGTCGTCCCGCTGAAAGCCCGGCTGTCGATCCAGCAGTTCAAAACGCTGGTTCGCGACCTGGACATCGGCGCCCGGTACCAACAGCACCTTGAGAACTATCTCGGCCGCACCGCCCCAGTGGTCGAAGGCGTACTGCGCGCCCGGGTGGTACTCAACCAGCAGGCCGCCCTCACGGTGGCAGCACGCATGGCGTTGATCAAGGGCGATATCCTGGCGTTGGATCATGCGTTGATCACAGGCTTGGTCAGGGGCCAGAAAAACCTGATGCTCGACGGCCAGGCCGCCCACTGCCATGACCTGAGCCTGATGGACGCGACCTTGACCGGCGTGGTACTGATTGCCGCCGACCTGGAAGCCAATCGCCAGGCATCACCCGTGATCGTCTATATCCCGGATGACCCGCAGCACCCACTCAAGCGCTATGCCTCGACGGTAGCGTTCATGCAGGCGCTGACGGGGCAACTGCGCCAGCCCGACTATCAGCAATTCTTCAGCCGGTTTGTCGAGCATCAGTACCAGGGGCATTTTTTCAACCAGTTGGGCGCGCGTTTGAGCCAGGTGAAATGGTATCGGCACACGCCCGGCGATCCACGGCCGAGCTGGCGCAAAACGCCAATCGACACCCCCAACCTGCAGTTCAGCGTGACGCGTGTACACACACCACTGTGGGAGCATTTGTATCAGCAAAGCCTCAATAAAATCCTCAACGATGCCCGTGAGCTGGCCATCTCCACCGCCTACGCCGATCGCATGGCACGTTGGGTCTGGTGGGACAATCTGGAAAAAATCCTCTCGGACATTCTCAACGCGGCGCTGTTAGTGGTGACCCCCTTCGTACCGTTTTTGGGCGAATTGATGTTGGCCTATACCGCTTACCAACTCGCCGACGAGGTGTTCGAAGGGTTGTTGGATTGGGCTGAAGGCCAGGGCCTGGAGGCCATTGAACATGTGGCGGGGGTGACGGAGAGCGTGGTGCAACTGATCGCCTTCGGCGCCGCCGGGCAACTGGCCCACCTCAAGCTCTCCACCTTTGTCGAAGGTTTGAAGCCTGTGACGCTGGCTGACGGCAAAACCCGTTTATGGCATGCGGACTTACGCCCTTATGAACAAAAAACCGTAACCCTGGCCCCCGGTTCAAAACCCGATGCCCATGGGTTTCACTCCCACGCCGGCAAAAAAATCCTGCGCCTGGAAAACAAACACTACGAAGTCAGCCAGGCCGCCGACACCGACCCGCACCGGATCATCCACCCACAACGCGCCGAGGCTTATCGCCCTGAAGTGCGGCTCAACGGTCACGGCGCCGTGGTGCTGGAGGGCGAAGATCCCCGGGCCTGGAGCGACTCACAACTGTTCCAGCGCCTGAGCCCGACCACCGCCACCTGGCCAGAAGCACACCTGCAGCAGTTGCGCGCGATCAGTGGTATCGAACCTGACACGCTGCGCCATACCTACACTGAAAACCAACCACCGCCGCCGTTGCTGGCCGACACCTTGGGTCGCCTTGAACTGCGGCAGCACATCGAGACCCTCAGCGATCCTGCCGCCGACAACGGTGAAGCGGCCTACTGGGCGGCCGACATGGTCACGCGGATGGACGGCTGGCCCAGCGGTAAAGCGCTCGCCGTATTCGAAGCGTCGGACTTGAGCGGCGAGTCGATCCAACATGGCGCGATGCAGGCAACGCCGGACGCAACATTGACCCTCAGCCGTGAGGACCTGCTGGCCGGCCGATTGGCCCAGCGAGTGGTGGACTTTCTGAATGAAACCGAACTCGCCGGGTTGCTCGGCGAACCTTTGCCCGCCGACAACAACACCCGAGTACACACCCTGCGTGAACACCTGAGCCGTTACGTGACCTCGCGTAAAGACGACATCTTCGAGCACCTGTACAGTTTCAAACGCCAATCCAACAGCACTCACGGGTTACTGCTGCAACGGCAGTTTCCCGAGCTGCCCGACAGCCTGGCCGGGGCGATAGTGGCCCAGGCCCGCCCGGCTGAAGTGCAGTTGATGAGCAAAGAACAACGCGTGCCCCTGCGCCTCAAACACCAGGCCAGGGAGTTGCAGTTTGAAACGCGAACCACCCACGCCTACGAAGGTTTCTACCCGGACAACGCGCCCACACCCGATACCGAACGGCTGCTGCTCAACGCGTTGAGAATCCACAGTGACGCCTTCGGCGACCTGCGCCTGAGCATCCGCGAGCAACAGCCCAGCGGGCAATTGCGTTGCCGCGTCGGCCCGGACGACGCGACCACCGATACGTTGCTGATACGCACAGCGCCAGGACGATACGTGCTCCATGGCGCCAGCGCCGATACCGCTTTGGATCTGTATGAAGCCGTGCTTCAAGCCATACCGCGTAACACCCTGGGCTTCGCGCCAGGCGACAGCGAAGCGCTGCGCCAATGGCTGACACGTACCCTGCAACCGCCCGCCGAGCGCCGCACGGTGTTGGCCGAACCGCCAACCCTTGACGTCGCCTCCCCTGCTATCCAGCACCTGCTGCAAAAGCCTCGGTTCAGCGCCCTGCGCCACAGGCTGGGTCTTGCCGGCGTTGAGGAGCGGCTCAAGGCCCTGTATCCGACGCTGACCGAAGACGACGTGACGGCCTACGCCCAATCGCTGCGCTCGACCGAAGGGCAACACCTGTTGATCGAGCTTGAAACCCAAAAGAAAACCCTGTGCAAGTCTCTCAAAGACTGGCAAGAACGCCCCGCCGCCGGCACCCAGAGACGCCGCCCGGCACTCCCGGAGCAGTTGTTCAGGAAACGCGTGAGCGCGCTCATACAGCAGAGCTGGGAGCAATCGGCCAAGGGTCATGAAACGGACTTCGGTGAGCGTCGAGTGGGTGGCGAACTGGACCTGCGCGGAGAAACCATCTATGGCTTCTTGCAGAGCTTTCCCCCCCTCGATACCCGGCTGGAGCACATCACCAACCTCAACCTGGCAGGCACTGACTTCACGGATGCCGACAGCCCCTTCCTGAATAACTTCCCCAACCTGCGCCTTCTGGATATCACCGGTAAACGCCTGAACACTCTCCCCCAGGCCGTCACCGGCATGCGTCGCCTCACCCACCTGGGCCTGGCCGAAAATCCGATTCGATGGCGTGCGCGGGACCTGGAGCACCTCAGGCAATTGAACCATCTGAAGGTGTTGATCCTCTCGCACAACGAACACCTGGTCACACCACCGGACATCAGCCGGATGCCGGAACTGCGCATACTGGCGCTCAATAACACGCTCATTCGCGATTGGCCCATAGGGCTGTTCGAACTGCCGCGCTCGCCCGACCTCAACCTGAACCTGTTGAATACACGGATCACCCAAGTACCGATTGTCGAACCCGGTTCGGCGCACGCCGAACTGGTGACACGAGCCCGCCTGGACACCAACAAACTGGCGAGCGACGCCGAGGACCGGCTGGTCCGCTACCGCCGCGCAGCTGGCCTGGACCCCTATCGCACCTACCCCCCACGCGGTGAACTGGACAGTCAGTTCTGGCTTGAGCACCTGCCCCCCGAACAACGCCAGGGGTGGCAGGAGATTTGGGACGACCTTGAACGAGAGCACGGCTCCCAGGGCTTTTTCGAGGTCATCAAAAGCCAGCAGCTCCCGGCCCCTGACATCGTCCACGACCCGGACGATCTGATGCGCTACAACCTGAACCTGAGCCAATTGCGTACCAATGTGCTACGCCTGCTGAGGGCCGCCGACAGTGACGAGCCAACCCGCACCGCGCTATTCAACCTGAGCGCCACGCCGACCAACTGCGCCGATGCGGGCGCCCAACTGTTCAACGCCATGGGTATCGAAGCCATGAAGCTGGAGGCTTGGCGCAAGCCCACCGTTGAAGCTCGCACCCATGCATTGGTGCGGCTGGCCAAACAAAAGGCACGGCTGGACAAGGTCAATCGAATCGCACAGCGCGATATCCAGAGCCGTCTCAATACCCCCACGCGCAATGAAGATGGCAGTGAAGGCCCGCCCTTGCGGCTGACCACCGATGTCACCAACGGCGTGGCGGGCACAGTGGATGAAGTCGAGGTGTACAGCGCCTATCAGACAAGCCTGAAGAGCCGCCTGGATCTGCCTTGGCTGGCGGATCACATGCTCTATCGCGATGCCAGCAACGTCGAAGCCAGAAAACTGGTCGACGCCTACGACAAAGTCATTGAGGAGGAGCAAGGTGATGGGCTGGTGAACCAAATGCTTGAGCAGTACTTCTGGAGCGACTACTTGCTCAATATGCATCCCGACGAATACCGGACAATCAAATGCCAGCATGAACTAGTCAGTGAAACCATCGACGATTTGCGCCTGGCTCAAAACGCCTGGGCGGCCAATGAACAACTGTCGGCGCAGCGCAGGAATTCCGCCACCACAGCCCAACTGCGGCAGCGTCTG